In Streptomyces sp. NBC_01426, one genomic interval encodes:
- a CDS encoding SCO5717 family growth-regulating ATPase: MSGDRNERRGGTWDVPTDDQSDAEPEVTGEFTIDYTPPAWYTQGAPSAPATPVPGLPEGSGFEPHRPSDVVSPSTMRIAPPSPRRPADEQGAPAAFTTRAEQAPEPASPEPPRFDAALPHEPPTDRPPTAAPSYPGPDQAYPGPAASYPGPAETSAPADAPAPAPAHPDVPAAPVAEPVAPASHAPAPVPPYAGPAEPVAPPAPEAAPVQDTPSASAPAPAPVHPAPIHPAPVDPAPVAPPAPVAPPAPVAVTPEPPAPPYPGPAPQPYPNPAYAPAPVPAPVEAPAPAPVEPAVPAAPADGVSPPPVAAPVAAPVPAPFAAPADAVPAAGPYRDSAPQAPFAEPTPGPYAPPVTPADAPAPVAENPYGGPGGELPPPAFGTPGAPRGYGFPPSPADREPRPPAPHGGYGFPPAPAPQQQQQQQQQQQPQPPQPQPPHVDPRSGAQWPTGPQQPPYASGQGGGGAPLGYTAAVELSSDRLLRAKQKPKPTRSGFRFGGKAAEAERLRKLELIRTPVMSCYRIAVISLKGGVGKTTTTTALGATLATERQDKILAIDANPDAGTLGRRVRRETGATIRDLVQAIPYLNSYMDIRRFTSQAPSGLEIIANDVDPAVSTTFNDEDYRRVIETVGRQYPIVLTDSGTGLLYSAMRGVLDLADQLIIISTPSVDGASSASTTLDWLSAHGYADLVSRSLTVISGVRETSKMIKIEDIVQHFETRCRGVVVVPFDEHLAAGAEVDLDLMRPKTREAYFNLSALVAEDFVRAQQQAPQNHWGAPQAAPAPQAPGPYHQQGPYQQQPPAPQPPTPQPYDRAYPQPGQPWQQPGQQGQQPPQPGGPPRDPRLG; this comes from the coding sequence GTGAGCGGCGATCGGAACGAGAGGCGCGGCGGGACGTGGGACGTCCCGACGGACGATCAGTCCGACGCGGAGCCCGAAGTGACGGGCGAGTTCACCATCGACTACACCCCGCCGGCCTGGTACACCCAGGGTGCGCCGTCGGCTCCGGCCACGCCGGTGCCGGGGCTGCCCGAGGGCAGCGGGTTCGAACCCCACCGCCCGTCGGACGTGGTCTCGCCCTCCACGATGCGGATCGCCCCGCCCTCGCCGCGGCGCCCGGCCGACGAGCAGGGCGCGCCCGCCGCGTTCACGACGCGGGCCGAGCAGGCGCCCGAACCGGCGTCCCCCGAGCCGCCCCGCTTCGACGCGGCGCTCCCTCACGAGCCCCCGACGGACCGGCCCCCGACGGCGGCTCCGTCGTACCCGGGTCCGGACCAGGCGTACCCCGGTCCGGCCGCGTCGTACCCGGGCCCGGCCGAGACGTCCGCCCCGGCGGACGCGCCCGCGCCGGCGCCCGCCCACCCGGACGTCCCCGCCGCGCCGGTCGCGGAACCGGTCGCGCCGGCTTCGCACGCCCCGGCGCCGGTTCCCCCGTACGCGGGACCCGCCGAGCCGGTGGCCCCGCCCGCGCCCGAGGCGGCGCCGGTCCAGGACACCCCGTCGGCCTCCGCGCCCGCGCCCGCGCCGGTCCACCCCGCTCCGATCCACCCGGCCCCGGTGGATCCGGCTCCCGTAGCCCCGCCCGCGCCCGTCGCCCCGCCCGCGCCGGTCGCGGTGACGCCGGAACCCCCGGCGCCGCCGTACCCCGGCCCCGCACCGCAGCCGTACCCGAACCCCGCGTACGCACCGGCTCCGGTTCCCGCGCCGGTCGAGGCACCCGCGCCCGCACCGGTCGAGCCGGCGGTGCCAGCCGCGCCCGCCGACGGTGTGTCCCCGCCTCCGGTCGCCGCTCCGGTCGCCGCTCCGGTCCCCGCTCCGTTCGCCGCTCCCGCCGATGCGGTGCCCGCGGCCGGGCCTTACCGGGACTCCGCGCCGCAGGCTCCCTTCGCGGAGCCCACGCCCGGGCCGTACGCCCCGCCCGTCACCCCCGCGGACGCGCCGGCGCCCGTCGCCGAGAACCCCTACGGGGGACCCGGTGGGGAACTTCCGCCTCCCGCCTTCGGCACACCCGGCGCCCCGCGGGGCTACGGCTTCCCGCCCTCCCCCGCCGACCGGGAGCCCCGGCCCCCGGCCCCGCACGGGGGATACGGCTTCCCTCCCGCCCCGGCCCCACAGCAACAGCAACAGCAACAGCAACAGCAACAGCCCCAACCGCCGCAGCCCCAACCGCCTCATGTCGATCCCCGTTCGGGCGCGCAGTGGCCGACCGGACCGCAGCAGCCCCCGTACGCGTCCGGTCAGGGCGGCGGCGGGGCGCCGCTCGGCTACACCGCCGCCGTCGAGTTGTCCTCGGACCGTCTGTTGCGGGCCAAGCAGAAGCCCAAGCCGACCCGTTCGGGCTTCCGGTTCGGCGGCAAGGCGGCCGAGGCGGAGCGACTGCGCAAGCTGGAGCTGATCCGTACGCCGGTCATGTCGTGCTACCGGATCGCCGTCATCAGCCTCAAGGGCGGCGTCGGCAAGACCACGACGACCACCGCGCTCGGGGCGACGCTCGCCACCGAGCGCCAGGACAAGATCCTGGCCATCGACGCGAACCCCGACGCCGGCACCCTCGGCCGTCGGGTGCGCCGCGAGACCGGTGCGACGATCCGGGACCTCGTCCAGGCGATCCCGTACCTGAACTCGTACATGGACATCCGCCGGTTCACCTCGCAGGCCCCTTCCGGCCTGGAGATCATCGCGAACGACGTGGACCCCGCGGTCTCGACGACCTTCAACGACGAGGACTACCGGCGCGTCATCGAGACGGTGGGGCGCCAGTACCCGATCGTCCTGACCGACTCGGGCACCGGGCTCCTGTACTCGGCCATGCGCGGGGTCCTCGACCTGGCCGATCAGCTGATCATCATCTCGACGCCGTCCGTGGACGGCGCCAGTAGCGCGAGCACCACGCTCGACTGGCTCTCCGCCCACGGTTACGCCGATCTCGTGTCCCGCTCCCTCACCGTCATCTCGGGGGTCCGCGAGACCAGCAAGATGATCAAGATCGAGGACATCGTCCAGCACTTCGAGACCCGTTGCCGGGGCGTGGTCGTGGTGCCCTTCGACGAGCACCTCGCCGCGGGCGCGGAGGTGGACCTCGACCTGATGCGGCCGAAGACGCGTGAGGCGTACTTCAACCTCTCCGCGTTGGTCGCCGAGGACTTCGTCCGGGCGCAGCAGCAGGCCCCGCAGAACCACTGGGGCGCCCCGCAGGCCGCCCCGGCCCCGCAGGCTCCGGGGCCGTACCACCAGCAGGGGCCCTACCAGCAACAGCCGCCCGCCCCGCAGCCGCCCACCCCGCAGCCGTACGACCGGGCGTACCCGCAGCCCGGTCAGCCCTGGCAGCAGCCCGGGCAGCAGGGGCAACAACCGCCGCAGCCCGGTGGTCCGCCGCGCGACCCCCGGCTCGGCTGA
- a CDS encoding bifunctional riboflavin kinase/FAD synthetase translates to MQRWRGLEDIPQDWGRSVVTIGSYDGVHRGHQLIIGRAVAKARELGLPSVVVTFSPHPSEVVRPGSHPPILAPYDRRAELMSGLGVDALLILPFTAEFSQLSPADFIVKVLVDKLHARAVIEGPNFRFGHKAAGNVDFLRELGATYDYEVDVVDLVERGEAGGGVPFSSTLARRLVAEGDMDGAAEILGRPHRVEGVVVRGAQRGRELGYPTANVETQPHTAIPADGVYAGWLTADGERMPAAISVGTNVQFDATERTVEAYAIDRIGLDLYGMHVAVDFLAYVRGMAKFESLDGLLEAIADDVKRARVLTDAYDAER, encoded by the coding sequence GTGCAGCGCTGGCGTGGCTTGGAGGACATCCCCCAGGACTGGGGACGCAGCGTCGTCACCATCGGCTCCTACGACGGTGTGCACCGGGGGCATCAGCTGATCATCGGGCGTGCCGTCGCCAAGGCCCGGGAGCTGGGCCTCCCGTCGGTCGTCGTCACCTTCAGCCCGCACCCGAGCGAGGTCGTGCGGCCCGGCAGCCACCCGCCGATCCTGGCGCCCTACGACCGGCGCGCCGAGCTGATGTCCGGTCTCGGGGTGGACGCGCTGTTGATCCTGCCGTTCACGGCGGAGTTCTCCCAGCTGTCCCCGGCCGACTTCATCGTGAAGGTGCTCGTCGACAAGCTGCACGCGCGCGCCGTCATCGAGGGACCGAACTTCCGCTTCGGTCACAAGGCCGCCGGGAACGTCGACTTCCTGCGCGAGCTGGGGGCCACCTACGACTACGAGGTCGACGTCGTGGACCTGGTGGAACGCGGCGAGGCGGGCGGCGGGGTGCCGTTCTCCTCGACGCTGGCGCGCCGGCTCGTCGCCGAGGGCGACATGGACGGCGCGGCCGAGATCCTCGGCCGCCCGCACCGGGTCGAGGGGGTCGTGGTGCGCGGCGCGCAGCGCGGTCGCGAACTCGGCTACCCGACGGCCAACGTCGAGACCCAGCCGCACACCGCGATCCCCGCGGACGGGGTGTACGCGGGCTGGCTGACGGCGGACGGCGAGCGGATGCCGGCGGCGATCTCGGTGGGGACGAACGTGCAGTTCGACGCCACCGAGCGGACCGTCGAGGCGTACGCGATCGACCGGATCGGGCTGGACCTGTACGGGATGCACGTGGCCGTGGACTTCCTCGCGTACGTGCGGGGCATGGCCAAGTTCGAGTCCCTGGACGGGCTGTTGGAGGCCATCGCCGACGACGTGAAGCGGGCGCGGGTGCTGACCGACGCCTACGACGCGGAGCGCTGA